A part of Fusarium oxysporum Fo47 chromosome III, complete sequence genomic DNA contains:
- a CDS encoding fungal-specific transcription factor domain-containing protein — MAAAYLAGHLPHFRGIAITMTLAAVKAIKRELSMALCPHVLPRHLLLSMFCISTSACWTDPLQFGLPFLKETKAILKSYNQSKHFLSKDDQDALLFFNKSTLYWDMLCSTIGAQDTGIIDPITTSSAMSSQPWSSQGNLHPWTGVSTEIMELFFRSILLCKGFRARMTQDHRQSSRSLQAALRDIKEARELHQCLKSFPIPAEQHICDTGDMLTPKQHLVQIAEAYRLAAMAHLYQTFSDLRNQDTLQNGYDPVDAEYRVLDLGLKIIRILEKIPLASADLRGAPLHDPQFQDIHHNTLGATKRSTEISQGRQFVLERLSILESSLPPKPIRVVKELVQTVWAAYDVQGAGVSQVHWINIMAQF; from the exons ATGGCCGCTGCATATCTGGCGGGGCATCTGCCGCACTTTCGAGGGATCGCCATAACTATGACTCTAGCAGCCGTAAAGGCCATCAAAAGGGAATTGAGCATGGCTCTCTGCCCTCATGTCCTTCCACGACATCTCCTGCTATCTATGTTCTGCATCAGTACCTCAGCTTGCTGGACTGACCCACTGCAGTTTGGCCTCCCGTTCCTGAAGGAGACAAAAGCCATACTCAAGTCCTACAATCAATCGAAACACTTTCTCTCCaaagatgatcaagatgcACTACTCTTCTTCAATAAGAGTACTCTGTATTGGGACATGCTGTGTAGTACCATTGGCGCACAAGACACGGGCATCATTGACCCTATTACTACCTCTTCAGCTATGTCGTCGCAGCCATGGAGCAGCCAGGGTAATCTGCATCCATGGACAGGTGTCTCAACCGAGATCATGGAGCTCTTCTTCCGCTCCATCCTTCTATGCAAGGGATTTCGAGCCCGAATGACCCAGGATCATCGACAGAGTTCACGGTCACTTCAGGCCGCCCTCCGTGATATTAAAGAGGCACGGGAGCTCCATCAGTGCCTAAAATCCTTCCCCATACCAGCGGAACAACACATCTGCGACACGGGAGATATGTTAACACCTAAACAACACCTGGTTCAAATAGCAGAAGCCTACCGACTGGCTGCCATGGCCCACTTGTACCAAACCTTCTCTGACCTGAGAAACCAGGATACATTACAAAATGGATACGATCCAGTTGACGCCGAGTACCGAGTTCTGGACTTAGGCTTGAAGATCATACGTATCCTCGAAAAGATTCCCTTGGCCTCTG CCGATCTGCGTGGCGCACCGCTTCACGATCCCCAATTTCAAGATATCCATCACAATACCTTGGGAGCTACAAAACGCTCCACCGAAATTAGCCAGGGACGCCAATTTGTACTCGAGCGCTTAAGCATACTGGAAAGTAGTCTCCCTCCCAAGCCTATCCGGGTCGTCAAGGAACTGGTTCAGACCGTTTGGGCAGCCTATGATGTCCAAGGTGCTGGGGTTAGTCAAGTGCACTggatcaacatcatggctCAGTTCTAA